One Camelina sativa cultivar DH55 chromosome 3, Cs, whole genome shotgun sequence genomic window carries:
- the LOC104777261 gene encoding uncharacterized protein LOC104777261: protein MNGASPAHSLVSTTAVAGGGGSSGATAGLDDFHFPPDIPSMQDRKDEAMRVLKADLMAELDKEVKSLEDDSWMFEGPRSRIHLISRRGNFLKKEGVAVAISSIIQLPR from the exons ATGAACGGCGCATCTCCGGCTCATTCGTTGGTATCGACGACCGCCGTAGCTGGTGGCGGTGGAAGCAGCGGTGCCACCGCTGGTCTAGACGATTTCCATTTTCCACCGGATATTCCCTCTATGCAAGACCGAAAAGACGAAGCTATGCGTG TTTTGAAAGCTGATTTGATGGCTGAACTTGACAAAGAGGTTAAATCTTTGGAAGACGATAGTTGGATGTTCGAAGGTCCTCGTTCTCGAATCCATCTTATCTCCAGAAGAG GTAACTTTCTAAAGAAAGAAGGTGTAGCTGTGGCCATATCAAGCATTATTCAGCTGCCTAGATGA
- the LOC104777264 gene encoding heat stress transcription factor A-1d, with protein MDGGVSSKVSTSDGGGGGSVTTESMEIKPSPQPQPQPAAILSSTAPPPFLSKTYDMVDDPITDSIVSWSANNNSFIVWDPPLFARDLLPKNFKHSNFSSFVRQLNTYGFRKVDPDRWEFANEGFLRGQKHLLKTITRRKSAQGHGHQQSQHSNGQNASVSACVEVGKFGLEEEVERLKRDKNVLMQELVRLRQQQQSTDNQLQTMVQRLQGMENRQQQLMSFLAKAVQSPHFLSQFLQQQNQQNESSRRISDTNKKRRFKRDGIVGNNDSASPDGQIVKYQPPMHEQAKAMFKQLMKMEPYKTGDDGFLLGNGTSTTEGTEMDTSSNHASGITLQEMPTASDIQSSSPIGTTPENVSAQPEATENCIPSPDGLTLPEFSHMLPEINAEKPPEDFMEPNIGDSSPFLDPDLLIDDSLSFDIDDFPMDPDIEPVDYSLLEDLLMSSTVSDNMDFTPVDNETEQKQNGWDKTQHMDNLTQQMGLLSPETIDPSRQNP; from the exons ATGGATGGTGGTGTGAGCAGCAAAGTATCCACCAGcgacggtggaggaggaggatctgtAACTACTGAATCAATGGAGATTAAGCCTTCACCTCAACCTCAACCACAGCCTGCCGCGATTCTAAGTTCGACCGCGCCTCCTCCGTTCCTGAGCAAGACCTATGACATGGTTGATGATCCCATTACGGATTCGATTGTATCGTGGAGTGCTAATAACAACAGTTTTATCGTTTGGGATCCACCGCTGTTCGCTAGAGATCTTCTTCCTAAGAACTTTAAGCATAGTAACTTCTCCAGCTTCGTCAGGCAGCTCAATACTTAT GGTTTCCGAAAGGTTGACCCAGATAGATGGGAATTTGCGAATGAAGGTTTTTTAAGAGGTCAGAAGCACTTGCTAAAAACAATAACTAGGCGAAAATCTGCCCAGGGACATGGACATCAGCAATCTCAGCACTCGAATGGACAGAACGCATCTGTTAGTGCATGTGTTGAAGTTGGCAAATTTGGtctcgaagaagaagttgagaggCTTAAAAGAGATAAGAACGTCCTTATGCAAGAACTCGTCAGATTAAGACAGCAGCAACAGTCCACTGATAACCAACTTCAAACGATGGTTCAGCGTCTCCAGGGCATGGAGAATCGGCAACAACAGTTAATGTCATTCCTTGCAAAGGCAGTACAAAGCCCTCATTTTCTATCTCAATTCTTACAACAGCAGAACCAACAAAACGAGAGTAGTAGGCGCATCAGTGATACCAATAAGAAGCGGAGATTCAAGCGAGACGGCATTGTCGGTAATAATGATTCTGCTTCTCCTGATGGACAGATAGTGAAGTATCAACCTCCAATGCACGAGCAAGCCAAAGCAATGTTTAAGCAGCTTATGAAGATGGAACCTTACAAAACCGGGGATGATGGTTTCCTTCTTGGTAATGGTACTTCTACTACTGAGGGAACAGAGATGGACACTTCATCGAACCATGCATCGGGTATAACTCTTCAGGAAATGCCAACAGCTTCTGATATACAGTCATCATCACCAATTGGAACAACTCCTGAAAATGTTTCAGCACAACCAGAAGCAACCGAGAACTGTATACCTTCACCTGATGGTCTAACTCTTCCCGAATTCTCTCATATGCTACCAGAAATTAACGCAGAGAAGCCTCCAGAGGATTTCATGGAACCAAACATTGGAGATTCTAGTCCTTTCCTTGACCCAGATCTGTTGATCGATGATTCTCTGTCCTTTGACATCGACGACTTTCCAATGGATCCTGATATAGAGCCTGTTGATTACTCACTACTCGAAGACTTATTGATGTCAAGCACGGTCTCAGATAATATGGATTTCACACCAGTGGACAATGAGACAGAGCAGAAACAAAATGGATGGGACAAAACTCAACATATGGATAATCTGACTCAACAGATGGGTCTCCTCTCGCCTGAAACTATAGATCCCTCAAG GCAAAATCCTTGA